One window of Papaver somniferum cultivar HN1 chromosome 9, ASM357369v1, whole genome shotgun sequence genomic DNA carries:
- the LOC113307606 gene encoding GDP-mannose transporter GONST3-like translates to MSNDEENPKAGEARKSNETSLPCLETQATLYERLLQQASIYGIAAGYCLSASLLSIINKWAVMKFPYPGALTALQYFTSAAGVLLFGQLKFLEHDRLDLWTMWRFLPAAFIFYLSLFTNSELLLHANVDTFIVFRSAVPIFVAIGETLYLHQPWPSMKTWMSLGTIFGGSVLYVLTDYQFTLTAYSWALAYLISMSIDFVYIKHVVMTIGLNTWGLVLYNNLEAFLLFPFELFIMGELKKIKHEITDESDWYSFAVILPVGLSCLFGLAISFFGFSCRRAISATGFTVLGIVNKLLTVVINLLIWDKHSTLVGTLGLLICMGGGVLYQQSTSKKPNDIKEQTKPQGSEEEQEKLIELQKNVNETNTHEKEVIGSRS, encoded by the exons ATGTCAAATGACGAGGAGAATCCCAAAGCTGGCGAAGCACGGAAAAGCAACGAAACCTCTTTGCCATGCTTGGAAACCCAAGCAACCTTGTATGAGCGCTTGCTCCAGCAGGCATCGATATATGGTATAGCTGCTGGATACTGCCTTTCAGCATCCCTCCTTTCAATCATCAACAAATGGGCTGTGATGAAATTTCCGTACCCTGGGGCATTGACTGCCTTACAGTACTTCACAAGTGCTGCTGGTGTCCTACTCTTTGGACAGCTCAAGTTTCTGGAGCATGACCGGCTTGACCTTTGGACAATGTGGAGATTTCTTCCTGCAGCCTTCATATTCTATCTCTCCCTCTTCACGAATAGTGAGCTTCTCCTCCATGCCAATGTTGATACCTTCATTGTTTTCAG ATCCGCTGTTCCCATCTTTGTTGCGATAGGTGAAACCCTCTACTTGCATCAACCATGGCCCTCAATGAAGACATGGATGTCACTTGGTACCATATTTGGTGGAAGTGTTCTGTATGTTCTTACAGATTACCAATTTACATTAACGGCATACAGCTGGGCCCTTGCTTATCTCATCAGTATGTCTATAGACTTCGTATACATCAAGCACGTTGTCATGACAATTGGGCTCAACACATGGGGTCTTGTGCTCTACAACAATCTCGAAGCCTTCCTCTTGTTCCCTTTTGAACTGTTTATAATGGGGGAACTGAAAAAGATAAAGCATGAAATTACAGATGAGTCAGATTGGTATTCGTTTGCTGTTATACTTCCAGTAGGTTTATCATGTTTGTTCGGTTTGGCCATTTCTTTCTTTGGGTTTTCTTGTCGAAGGGCAATATCCGCAACAGGGTTCACCGTGTTAGGAATAGTGAACAAACTTTTAACAGTTGTGATTAATCTGCTCATATGGGATAAGCATTCAACGTTGGTCGGTACACTGGGGCTTCTAATATGTATGGGAGGTGGAGTTCTTTACCAGCAATCTACCAGTAAGAAGCCAAACGATATAAAAGAACAGACTAAACCACAAGgaagtgaagaagaacaagaaaagcTTATTGAATTGCAGAAGAATGTAAACGAGACCAATACACATGAAAAGGAGGTTATCGGATCAAGAAGTTAG